The Fusarium fujikuroi IMI 58289 draft genome, chromosome FFUJ_chr05 DNA segment gtaAACACAACAGAGTGAGCCAGCACTCTCCTGGCTATGCCTGTCTTAGAGCATGAACCTGGTGATAGATAACCCAGGTATGCTTGGGCACCTCGTTGcagccatcaacttcatGCCGGAGGATCGCGTAACCAGGCTTTAACAGTCCTTGGTGACGGGCTTTATTTACCGGCATTACACTTAAACTCCGCCTTATGTATCGATCAGAGCTGTCCTTGGAGCTTCCACCACCTCTTGTGCAGAACTATACTCAAAATGCTATAACTTCTGGATAACATGCTTGACAGGGTTACTATCATCAACGTAAGGATACTCTCCATCCATAATTTTCTGCTGGAGTTCGTCTATCTCTATTGGCCCATAAGAGACAGTCCATTCTGTAATCTCGCAAATTGCAGTACCAAGCGCAAAGAGCTCCTTTTCGAGTATACTTCGAGTAGTAGAGTCGCCTTCTAGTCCTAGCACCCAACAACGGGGCTCACACGTAAAGAGAACCTCGGGGAACCTACCCTTCAGAATCGAACCAGCAAAATCGCAGAGCTTGACGTGAAGATCATCGAAGATAAGAACATTTCGAGGTGAGACGTCGCCCCAAATGACCCCTCGATCATGGACGTACTTCAAAGCCTCCATGAAGTCAACGGCTATCTGCAAGCGACGAGCCGGTCTTGGAGGTTCGTTCTTCCCAATGAATTCCCGTAAGTTACCATGCGGCGCCCTCTCAAGACACAAcgatcaagcttcttctccatcaggCATCAATTCGACACCAATACACTTGAGGATGCATGGATGTGAGCCGAGAGCTTCCTATATGGTAGCTTCGCGCTTCAGTAAGTTGCTCGTATCTTCAGCAAATGCGGCGCGGTCGTACACTTAGCCGTCTGACCAAAAATCAGCTGCCTTCGAAGCAGACTTGGAGTTGCCCTTCGCTGCGTATACGATGCTGAGGCTTGTTCGACCGAAGGGCTCGAGTATGGCCCAGATAGCATGGGCAGCTTCCCGATCCGAGAGATGCATTCTAAATTACGCAGACTGATTCAAAGAGATTCGAGTGAGACTAGAAAAGGCACCTAATGTCGAGAAGAAATATATCACATTGATTACCTTGGACGGGCAGGAAGTGTTCTACCTAACGGTAGATGGTGCGGGGaagtttaagcttaattCTTAATCCATTGTCATGTCTCCAGCGACCAAGACCTAGGCACGAGTATAACAACTCAGATATGAAGAATGACTACTTAAAAGTGAAACTTATTACGTAGCACTATAATAGAGTACACCGCAATTGTATGAGTTTACCAAAATATTGcaatatttatatcttcGCCAGGCGGCCTAGCCAAGTACTGGCAACGGCGTATTATTGAATGCCGAAGCGCCCTCCTCTCAACGTCGAGGCGACTAATGCCCGTCCCATATACGAATATCACATACCGAAGAACTGATCAGCGAGGCAATCAACTAATGCAAGTCGTGGAAAACGCTTGAATTAGCCAGGGTGCCTTGGTCACGAGAGGTCTCAGAGACCCGATGGCCAACCAATACAATGCGGTTTCGGTCCGTCCCTTGTTGACTGCGGCTGAACTTCCAGCATACCTGATCCTTGTGCCAAGATAACCTCTTCCGCACTAGATATGGACGTTGTCACCGTGTTAGCCAATGGCTTCTCAGCAGGCATGCAAGTTGTTTGTCCAATTCCGCTCTCTTGagtcttctcttcaagagtcgacatcttcaacaccagcattTCAACGATCAATGACAGAAAGTTCTTCACTGGAAGACCTACTCACTATACGTACCCCTTGCGTCCTGTCTGAGTTCCACTGCTGGCTCTAAATGCCACTCAAATATTCTCCCACTCACCGAGGCACCTTGCAGACATGGCGGTTTCATCTCCCATCGTGACTTCACATATACCCGCCAGCCCTTTTCAGCTCGTGCAGTCTCTGGCCCTATCAGAGCTTTATCTTTTCAGAAGAACCAATAGAAACATTTCGCCCCTGGCATAAACATAAACGGGCATGCATTGGCGTGTATGGCTTCGATGCAGATCTCCTCAAATTAGCTAGGCCAGTTCCCGAGGGCAAGCAGGGACGAGAATAGATGAGATACGGTCTAAAGATATGCCGCTATGGGGGTTCTAGTCATGGCTGTGGTGGTCTCTTATAGAGTTGATATCCTGCTGTCAGTTGTGTGAGCAGTTTCGTTCTGTTAGCCAGTTCGGGGTCCCATTATTCCCACTTACATGTTCTCCCACCATCTCCTGTTGGAGCATCACCAGCAATTATGCCTCGACTTCTCTCAGTCCTTCTCCTTTCTCTCCCCCTCGTCCTCTCAGCAGACTTTGAAAGTGTGACCATCAGTGCCAATCTCGACAATGTTGGCCACACATGCATCAGCAAGTGTCTCTACTACACCGTTCTGTCCGATATGGGCAGGGCTATGGGTTGTGATGACCCATATGACAACAACTGCTACTGCGCTACCGCCGCGGCATCTGCCAACAAGGCCGATGGCTTCATGTCCAAGTGTGCCACATCACTGTGCTCGGCTGGTGATCGCTCTCGAGACTTGACTTCCATGCAATCCTACTACGCTTCGTACTGTATAGGTGCAGGCTTCACACAGCCTGGTGCTACTGAGTGGTACAACCCTGCTGAAGCTACAGAGGAACCGACGAATGAGCCTACTGCAGAGAGCAGTGGTGATAGTGATGCGAAACCCAGTCGAACCGCCAACTCAGGTGGCGACGCGACTTCAACGCACATGACCATTGTCACACAAACGGCAGAAGATGGTGCTTCCAGGACGCAGGGTAAGTTCCTGCTGctcatggtgatggtgcCTTTGCTGTTGCTTCAGGTACTGTTCCTGTGCATGCCCTATCTAGAGCTTCTGCTAACATTCTGGCCACTAGTAATCGTTGAAGCAACATCCACTTACTGGGTCAACTCGGATGGGTCCCCGGCAACATCCAAaaacgaggatgatggcaCCTCTATTGTCAAGATTGGTGTTGGCGTCGCTGTACCAGTGGTAATTATCGCCGCTGGTTTGTTTGCTTGGTGGTTCatcagacgaagaagacaacaAAAGACACAATACCCTCATAATACTCAACCTCTCAGCGAAGTTACAACTGGCGGCGGTCCTGCTATCCTGGCCTCTGTCTCCCCTTCAACGCCTGAGAGGAGGGACACTCTGCCAAGAAAGCCCGTCGGAGCTTCAACAatctcttctgtttcttctctaTCCAAGACCAATGAGCTATCTGGTATTAGCGTTCAACGTGAACTTTCTGGGCGTGAAGTTCATCCCTTTCCCAACATGACACCCAGTCCGCCGATCCAAGTCGCAGGACAACATGAGATGTCGGGAGAAGGATGGAGGCCAGACTCAGAGATGGATGGTCGCGATGCGCGTGTGGAAATGTCTGGTGAAGCCAGGCCTCCTGAGCTCCCAGGCTACACCAACTCAGCGAATGCGTACACACCTCATGAGAGTGTTCAGCGATGGGAACTGCCTGATAACTCACGTCAGAGGTAGGCTGTAGGCTTTGACGCCCGTTATGTGTTGTTTTGTATTCTCTTCTGAGTAGTCGTCATTTTATTAGGCTCGGTGTTCCTTTTCCGGCGTGGAGTTGGGCAATGGAAGGGTGTATCTAGGGCCTCAACAATTGCGCTAGATGTTATTGATAAGTGTAAAGGAATGAATTGACAAGTATTATATTCCTGTTACATTGACGCGTGCCCAATCAAGAGTCGATATAGTGTTTTGTTAGGGCAGTAGACCCTGTATTCATTCTCTTGCTCCTTACCGCGTGGTAGGCCGTCCAGTATACCTGCTGATTGAAAACTCGAGCATCTAATGACTTTTTTTACGGGGGGAGCTACTCAACTCGAGTGCATAATTCGTATCCAAGTTCGTTTGTCACTTAGAGTCAAGGTCTCAAGCTTACTTGCCTCCCTCCCTTACTTAGCCTCTGCAATTCGGAATATCAACACAATCAACATCGTTACTGACACACGTGTTCAAGACAAATTGACACTATCACAAACCACTCCGTCATATTGACATTGGCAGTTGTGCAACagtcatcaacaagaagagtcCTGATGCAAAAAGAAATATTGAGATGTCATTTACTGAGAACAGTGCAAAAGAAAGGGTCTGGCCGGGGATTGAACCCGGGACCTCTCGCAAGCTATGCTGTAGGGTTTTCCCTAAGCGAGAATCATACCACTAGACCACCAGACCATTGTTGGAGCAGAACATTAGGCGCTGCTGTTGATGGACGGCAGGCTCAGTAATGCGGTCTAAGACTTGTGACTGTCTAGAAATGAGTGTCTTCAGTAGAATAATCATATCTGAGGTGTGAGAGAGGGTGGTCAGCAATTGAGAACAGCAGAAGTCATTCAGACATTACCATGGGATGCTCAGCCGTCAGTATCTCACTCAGTGTTCCTTAGATAATAAACATCAGATCTTTCTTCAGTCCATCCGTGCAAGTCCGCTTCTCCGCAAGAATCCCTTGTGGAAGTGTTGAGGGCGGAATTAATAATCACATCCACTTCATACCACCACCGTACAAAGTGGGTGTCTTGCAAGCCACAGCCGCAAAGTAGTGCCAAGACAAATGATGAGAAACTCCAATTCCAACCTGCTGTCCTCTGGTTGGTCAATTTGCTGTCCCAGCTACTGAAAATGGACAATCGGCGTAAtcaatatcttcaacccCCGACTCTTACGGTGGCCGCGTACCCCGAGATCACTTATTCGCAAAACTGTGACGACAATGGCATCGTGGACTGCGGAGTTGGATTGTGATGTTAAGGGCATCGTTCAGATATATAAGACGTGGTCGTATCTGTGAAAACGAAAAAGgtctcagcatcagcatccaaATCATAAACACTCGATTACAAGAAGCAATATCTTGAACATACCCTTCTTCCAGCTATTAAATCAAAATAATGTCTTCTCCCAAGCTCATTACTGTTTTTGGTGCCACTGGCTCTCAGGGCGGTAGTGTGGTGCAGTCCTTGCTTCAGAATAAGTCTCAATCCTTCAGGATCCGAGGAATCACTCGCAATCCTGAGTCCgaaaaggccaaggctcTCGCTGAGCATGGCGTTGAGGTCGTCAAGGCTGATGGTCTGGTCAAGGGAGAGGTGATTGAAGCTTTCAGGGGCAGTTGGGGAGTTTTTGCCAACACAAACTCGGATGATCCTGTAAGTTAGCAAAGTAAGTATTTTGATTCTCCTCTGATACAGTTGCAGTCAATGAACCAAGAAGATGGACCAACCGAACTTGATATCGGTAAGAGTCTCGTGGATGCGGCCGCTGAGGCAGGGGTCCGTCATTTTGTGCACAGCGGTATGGCCTCTGCCTCTGAAACCACTGGAGGGGCGGTTCCCAACAAGGCTTTCGACAGTatgttctcttctcttccacttCGATTCTCTGTACTGATTCGATGCAGTGAAGCATGCTGTTGGGGAATATGCAAAGAGTCGGGGGTTTGAGACTGTCAACGTTGTCAGCCCAGGCTGGTACTTGGAGAATCATCTCGTGGAAGAATTTGCCCCAGCTCTGGGTGGTTTCCCTTTCACCACTGATGAAGAGAGTTACCTCACCTTACGTGTTCCACGTTGGGGCGGCAATGAAGAGATTCCCTTCATTTCGATCGGAGATGATTATGGTGATCTTGTTCATGGCATCTTTCTCGATCCCAAGAAGCACAACGGGCGTCTTGTGCAAGGTATCAGCGCCAGCGAGACAACTGAGAAGCTTGTTTCCGAGTTCGAAAAAGGTGAGCGCCATTTGGTTCTAACTACTGAGTTCTCTCAGCTAATGGCTTGCCAGTGACAGGAAAGAAGGCTCGGTTCGTGCCCATCGAGGACTGGACGACGATGGAGACTTATGGCGATCAATCCTTTGAGACTGTCAAGTACATGTTCGGTTTCTGTCAGTACTCTGACGGCTTGTACTATGGGGTGCCTAACGACATGATCCCTGCTACTGAGCTGAAGGCGAAGGCGGCTGAGGCTAAGGGACAGTCGGGCGATGCTAAGTTGATGACTCTCGAGGGATTCTGGGAGAAGTATTTCGCTTCTTGAAAGTCGGCAACGGTGCTTTTGGATGCTATGAAATGCGGTTTGATTTGGGAGAGCTCAATCCTTGATCTGTAATAGTGCGTCATCAGTCTTGACCATATGTAGTTTATACTATTGCTTAAAGTTAATGCTCAACATTTGTCGATATCTTATGTCTAGTTGGCCTATCACAACGTGCAGCTGTAACATATTCTTTGATGCATCCCTGCTTGGTAGATAAAATTAAGGAAGCGACCTGCAGCTTCCCGTCAGGACGATCTGTAAGGGTCGGTGCATCCGATGGGATGTTATCATTGGACGAGTGAGAGGAGAATAAAGATGGATCATGCATATACCGGGCCAGGAATCTGGGAGGCAGATGTGGGAATGGATAGGAGAATCAGCTTGGCCAAGCCACATAACTTGAGCATCACCTGGGCACGTATGACAGCCAGTGGGCAAGCAAGCACCTGCACCTCAGGCATACGTAGTAGATGGCCTCCCCTGAAACGAAGACTCACTCCCCTCTATTCTGTATTAACGACCCCTTGGCTTCTAAAAGCTTAGGCCATTTCACTCTGTGGCTTCTCTGGGCTCCTCAGTATTTTCTGCTGTTGCAGAGACTCGTGGCCTAGCCACACTTCCGTGCCTACATTAGGTATAAATTACATCCGCACCCActtctcgacctcttccttccttcctccAACAATTTTCTACAGACCAAGCAACAAAGCTCTTTGCCTGCCAAAAATTTGTTTAATATTggtcttctttcccttctgtTACACCTTCCTTGCATCTTGCCCGTTAAACGAAAAGTTCTTCGGGTATTTGCATCTtgcctctccctcttcgtGGTTGCCCCGGCATCACACCACAGCGGAGGGGAGTAGCGAGACTACATCTTTCATTCTCTCGccttcccttctcttccctttgagcttctcaacaaatCATCCCTCCTCTCTTGACTCCAATAGAGTCTTTGCCCTTCACCTTTTCCTCCACAACACTATCTCTCAACACCTCTTACTTCTTTCGCGCGCCCATCACAGTCTATCGTTGCATCAAGCGCTAcgcagaaataaatatacGCTCTTCGTCACCCTTCTATCATATATTCCAACTCGTTCTGCTCGCGTTCATCAGAATGGGCAACGATATTGACCTAGAAGCTGTCAAGAGGGCCACAATGGTAAGACTTCCTTATTTCTTTCCTCGTTCCCTTCACATCATGGAGTTCGCTTTACTTTCTCTGCTGGCGCACGGTGCTATCATCTTCTCAATACCATACGGCATCGCTATAACTGACGAATTCTGGTAGGCCGACCTCTCTCGCCTTCGTCAGGAAGAACTTCCACTGGGCCATCAAGTGAGACCAGATCGCCCAAGTTACTCCCCGGGCCTAAAGAATGGAACCAGCCACTTTTCGGTTTCTACAAAGGTTGATCTTAAGAAAAAATGGGGTGCCAAGATCAATGATGCAGAGTCCCAAAGTATGGAAGGCCTTGAGCTCGAAGATTCACGACCTTGGGCAAAAGGtcagaaaagagagagactTCCCGATATCATAGTCCACGAGTAAGTCTTTCTGCCTACACCACTGAGATCTTCTAACTCCTTCGATAGAGATGTTCCAGCTGTCCCTGCTTCCAGCGGAGCGCCCTCCTCATATCAGTCTCGGGGAACTCGTGTTCAGTTCAAACCCACGACACTCGGTTAGAAGCCCTGTGTCTCCAAGATTATTGAACAGCATGATATTAATATGGCCACAGCGAAATGGGGCCCGGGACCTACAGAGACAGCTTCTCGACCAAATCGTCAAGAGACTTCGCCTACTGCTGTCAATGGTGGCAACTCTACcgctgctgatgctgcttcTGTAAACGGCACCTCTTGTACGCCTTTAGTCACGGGAAAgcaggatgaggacgaccaGGATCTTATTGCGTCGGAGCACATCTTGTACAAAAACCAGTGCCACCTTGTTCCAGGGAAGGCAGAGGCACTTAGTATCGTCACACATGTCGCCGTCAAAATCCTTGCCGAGAATGATGGCATTCTGGAGATTCGAAACGACTCTAAGGGCCTTCGAATCCACAATGCTCTTGAAATCGAGCAACCCATCCTTGACGGCGTCTTTTGTACGATCAAAGTGAAAACCAGGCGCTTCTCTGAGAGGCTTCGGTTTGCTACAGTTAGCGACGCGCAAGGTTTTAAGATCCAGTTAGTCGGGCTTCAGAAAGCTCTGCTGGAtcagcaaaagcaacaagACATGGACAAGTCTCAGGTCGAGGAaagcaaggaggaggaggacggcGACCTCTTGATGGCTGCCAGCCCCATTGTGAGCACGGCGTCCGACACTTTGATCCCCGTCTTCAACGGTACATCTCAACAGGTGCCCACCGCGGATCAAGAGCCCCTTATCATGGTGGACGACGATTGGGGAACACCAGCTAACAACAACATTCCCAGCCTGGACCATGAAACCTTACAGCTGAGTCAGTTGTTAAACCAGGCTCTGGAGCAGGCCACTGCCCTGGGGAACCACTCGGGTGAGAGTATGAATGGGATCGAATATGAAATCCTTGAACAGGCTCTCAGCCACGGTTCCCTGCATGAGCGTAGCGAGCAAGTGCGAGAGGGTCTCCTGGGCATCATTCGTTCCTTGCTCAACATAGTTTGCAAGCCGGTCATCCATGAGTTTGCTTCGGGCCTCGCAGATACCAATGCAATCGAAACCCCTATCGATGTCAATGCTAAGGGCCTTGGTAGCGCAACCATCAAACAGGACGAGAATTCGAAGCAGGTGGAGGATTCAACCAACCGCCCTGTGCTCGGTATGCCGAAGGGCTTGGGTGCTTCACGTTTCGCCAAGAAACCGGCGGCATACCAAGGCAACTTCACTGGCCCGATCAAGTACTGAGACTGATGCCGCCATGTACGAGAACAGAAAGCTTGGGGAAGGCTGGTGACTTAATTTGGTGTAGAGGATCTCTCTTTTGGGCCTGGTAGTTGGGGCTTGGCTGCAATAAAGGTTCTTCAACAAGTGCTTTCAAGGGTAATTTTGGAGATCGGCCTATCAACAGGCAATGGCAGCGACTAAGGCATGTTTGTAAAAACTGAGATAGTCCCAGCGTATCCAGCATAATGAAGCAAACTGTCTGGATCCTTTCGGTTGCTGGTTGTGTGAATATGTTTAGAATTGTTCGTGTTTCTCATGGCATCTGTCTCTATATGCTTCCAGCAACTGTCTGGAGTCACGGTCGAGTCCTTGACCATCCTTCAAGGCCTCACCAGCTAGTTGCTCAGCTTCTCTATAACGGTGAAAGAAGTAGTGTTCTTCGACGGCATGGATAACCTCTTGAATGTCCATCTTGGTGGCGTCAGGGCCAAGTGGGAGCTTGGCTTTCTGAAAAATCTTGTGCAAGTCAGTGCTGGATATCCCTATTAACGCCAAGGTTCACTTACATCGCCGTTCTCAACTTTTGCCTTGTACTGCTTCTGGACTACtcgccaagcttcttctgactGTCCTGTGCGACGGGACTTTGTCGCCTTTGCTTCATCGGCTTCGTCTGAAGATACATCTGCGAAGGCGAAGCTGGCGAGgggatcttcttcatccatttTGTGGTTTAGTCTTGGCTGtgaatgaggatgaagggAGGAGAGTAAAGACTGAGTTTTTGGGTCGACAATAGACAGGACCCACTTGGATGTAACGGGTAATGGTTGGATGGAAAGGGCATCGATTACTTGACTGTTGTCGATTGGATCTTTGTATAGGTAGTTTCAAATTTAAGTTCCAGGTTGATACGAAGGTCAACATGGAGTACCAGGCTTCATACTGTGCATCTGGTATGACTCTCATCTTGTAAAGAAGATGAATATAGACCTGGTCCACGATGAGCAAGGAAAGCTCAGTGTTAAGCTCAAGCTATTGAAGGGGCTCTAAATCTAGGCCAACTTGCCTAAATCCTTTTATCATTTATAATTCAATGCATTAAGTTTTATTGCCTCTCCTGAGTTCACAGACATGGCGCCAGTTTGGTCCGAGTAATGATGAATAAATATGAGATCAGTTACACTTGATTGTGAAGTACTTCAGTCATCAATCCTTAGACTTACAGGGGTGGATAGCTGTGATGTAACGACGTGGGGCAACGTCTCGACGCGGGGCATATTCCAACGACATTCAAGCTCTTGATCACTTCTTCGACCCATTTCATTCTCATTTTACAACATAGTTCGTAAATATGGAGACCCAGGTTGGAAGGCTTGTCGAGAAGGCGTGGAAGAAGTTTGAGGAAACGCCAAAGGACAAGAGATTATGTGAGTACCCGTCGGCACTCATCTTCTCAATAGAGCTCTCATGAGCAGAGACGTCACGCTTCTCTATATCGACATACTTCTCACCGGAACAATTGGATCATCTGGCTAACATTCTCAGTGATCGGCGTTGCTGGTATCCCCGGCTCAGGTCAGTAAACCCAGTCAACTTCAAGCCTCAACACTCACAACTATTCAGGCAAAACAACCTTCTCACAAATCATCACCGATCGAATCAATGCTCGCGCCTCCTCTTCAGAtccctcctctcctcctccagcaacATTCGTTCCCATGGACGGCTTCCATCTCACCCGCGCCGCCCTCTCGGCCATGCCAGACCCTGATACAGCCCACTTCCGCCGCGGCGCAGCCTTTACCTTCGATGCGCCCAAGTTCCTCACCCTTGTCCAAGCACTCTCCAAGAGACCAATTCCATCAGAGCCAATTCTTGCGCCATCCTTTGATCATGCGCTGAAGGATCCCCGAGACGACGATATCGTCGTCAAGCCGGAGCATCGTGTCGTTGTACTTGAGGGGAACTACCTTGCGCTAAATCAAGATATCTGGCGAGATGCGGCGAAGCTTCTGGATGAGGTGTGGTTCGTTGAAGTGGACTTTGAGGTTGCGCGGAGGCGGCTTAGGGAGAGGCATGTAAGAGCAGGGATTGTgaaggatcttgaagagggGGATAGAAGGGCCATGGAGAATGATCTAGTTAATGGTAAAGAGATCATTGACTTTAGGCTCAAAGTAGACGAGGTGATCCAAAGtcgagaagatggaagtTGGGTCCATGAATAGAAGACctgaaaagagaaataataaatacttTGTGCATTCCATTCTATCGACCAATGTCAAAGGATATCTCTTCTAAATCTCTCTAGCCATATCATCGTAGTATTTCCAAAATGCAAGTTATGCCAATATAACCAAAAACCTACTCCAACGCTGTATTAAGAACCAGCAATGCTCAAATTCGCTCAAATCCAATAGCCCACTCAGTTGGCAGACGCATCATGTTTCGTTCGATGTCCTAGATCGTTCCGCGCTCAGCTTGCGAATCTCTTGCGCCATGCTATGCCCTTTGCCCTTGCGTGCTGAAGTGATTGAACCACGGCTCACATCCCGTCCAGCGGTAGCGGTCTGGTCTAGACCCAGCACTTCGATGAGCTCAGGAATCTCAGCGTGGTCGCGCGTCGTCTTCATGCGATGACACCATGtgactctcttctcctcgttTCCATCGTGGTCTGGGCCTcgttcttctgcttcttcgaATGCGCTAATAGGCTTCGCCTTTTCGTCTCGTGGTGTTGAGACGGGCGTGAGAATGTCTCGCGGTTCGAAGAGGAACTCGCCGCCGACTTGACGCTGGTCGCCCATCTTGAGAACGTTTCCGGTTGGAATTTGCTTCACGCCTTGAACTATGCTGCCTACAATGCTGTGCATCATGCTTCGGCGCATGTAGGCTGGCTTGGTGCCTAGTTGCAGCGTCTTTGACATGCCAAGAGCGTCGAAAAGGGATC contains these protein-coding regions:
- a CDS encoding probable panthothenate kinase/uridine kinase-related protein — encoded protein: METQVGRLVEKAWKKFEETPKDKRLLIGVAGIPGSGKTTFSQIITDRINARASSSDPSSPPPATFVPMDGFHLTRAALSAMPDPDTAHFRRGAAFTFDAPKFLTLVQALSKRPIPSEPILAPSFDHALKDPRDDDIVVKPEHRVVVLEGNYLALNQDIWRDAAKLLDEVWFVEVDFEVARRRLRERHVRAGIVKDLEEGDRRAMENDLVNGKEIIDFRLKVDEVIQSREDGSWVHE